A region from the Kribbella shirazensis genome encodes:
- a CDS encoding VOC family protein: protein MTTTQGVKTILHPVTDLEKAKPVYAALLGVEPMADSPYYVGFEAEGQQIGLVPNSDMTSPIAYWHVDDIEAKIQEITAAGGELKDAPKDVGAGRLVATLTDPDGNVLGVLQDPS, encoded by the coding sequence ATGACCACCACGCAAGGCGTCAAGACGATCCTGCACCCCGTGACCGACCTCGAGAAGGCCAAGCCGGTGTACGCCGCGCTCCTCGGCGTCGAGCCGATGGCGGACTCGCCGTACTACGTCGGATTCGAGGCCGAGGGCCAGCAGATCGGTCTGGTGCCGAACAGCGACATGACCTCGCCGATCGCGTATTGGCACGTCGACGACATCGAGGCCAAGATCCAGGAGATCACCGCGGCCGGAGGTGAACTGAAGGACGCCCCGAAGGACGTCGGCGCCGGCCGCCTGGTCGCCACCCTCACCGACCCGGACGGCAACGTGCTCGGCGTCCTCCAGGATCCGTCCTGA
- a CDS encoding HAD family hydrolase: MSERAYVRLQAAYRGRLGVEVGLFVAVDHLRRAGRLTASEEAQYLDIDDWFLTHLPNPDFYADGNSVGAVTWFKEPITAAMQERVESLCAILTAHDVAWERVTSGDPGTVVYEDEFQVGVVPYVRDEPTPLPAGVTLTPTSGGSKRAVAASKVRHVLFDADGVLQDLPGGWYAAMEPYLGERARDFLHETWSDELPMLAGRGDYLPVLAASLAKYGVPAPVHEVYDAVWKNIVLIEESLDIVRALKRNGYGVHLGTNQECYRGAHMRTALGYDELFDVSCYSYDLGVAKPDPEFFTRAAERIGADADTILFIDDTAKNITGARTAGLHAEQWDFTQGHAALHALFTTHGVDAHLTA; encoded by the coding sequence ATGAGTGAGCGCGCGTACGTCCGTCTGCAGGCCGCCTATCGCGGGCGGCTCGGTGTCGAGGTCGGCCTGTTCGTCGCAGTGGACCACCTGCGGCGGGCGGGCCGGCTGACTGCGTCGGAAGAGGCGCAGTACCTCGACATCGACGACTGGTTCCTCACTCACCTGCCGAATCCGGACTTCTATGCCGACGGCAACAGTGTCGGTGCGGTCACCTGGTTCAAGGAGCCGATCACCGCGGCCATGCAGGAACGCGTCGAGTCGTTGTGCGCGATCCTGACGGCGCACGACGTCGCCTGGGAGCGGGTGACGTCCGGTGATCCGGGCACTGTCGTGTACGAGGACGAGTTCCAGGTCGGCGTCGTGCCGTACGTGCGCGACGAGCCGACGCCGTTGCCGGCCGGGGTCACGCTGACGCCGACGTCGGGTGGTTCGAAGCGGGCGGTGGCCGCGTCGAAGGTGCGGCACGTGCTCTTCGACGCGGACGGCGTACTGCAGGATCTGCCGGGCGGATGGTACGCGGCGATGGAGCCGTATCTCGGCGAGCGGGCGCGGGACTTCCTGCACGAGACGTGGTCGGACGAGCTGCCGATGCTCGCCGGGCGGGGCGACTATCTACCGGTACTGGCGGCGTCCTTGGCGAAGTACGGCGTACCGGCGCCGGTGCACGAGGTGTACGACGCGGTGTGGAAGAACATCGTGCTGATCGAGGAGTCGCTCGACATCGTGCGGGCGCTGAAGCGGAACGGGTACGGCGTACACCTCGGCACCAACCAGGAGTGCTACCGGGGCGCGCACATGCGGACGGCGCTCGGGTACGACGAACTCTTCGACGTCAGCTGCTACTCCTACGACCTCGGCGTCGCGAAACCCGATCCCGAGTTCTTCACCCGCGCCGCGGAACGCATCGGGGCCGACGCGGACACGATCCTGTTCATCGACGACACCGCGAAGAACATCACCGGCGCCCGTACCGCCGGCCTCCACGCCGAACAATGGGACTTCACCCAGGGCCACGCCGCCCTCCACGCCCTCTTCACCACCCACGGCGTCGACGCCCACCTCACGGCTTGA
- a CDS encoding Ohr family peroxiredoxin: protein MNPTYTAVATSSGRDARAVTADGQLDVQLAMPKEMGGTGDGLNPEQFLAAGWAACFSTVLDRIAQLQNLDAKDVAVTAEVSLVPAGAKFDLAAVLRVELPDHLCGDTGRKLLEATHATCPYSRATRGNISVEVVAE, encoded by the coding sequence ATGAACCCCACCTACACAGCCGTCGCGACCTCGTCCGGCCGCGACGCCCGCGCTGTCACCGCCGACGGACAGCTTGATGTGCAGCTCGCGATGCCGAAGGAGATGGGCGGCACGGGCGACGGCCTCAACCCCGAACAGTTCCTCGCCGCGGGCTGGGCCGCCTGCTTCTCCACCGTGCTGGACCGCATCGCCCAGCTCCAGAACCTCGACGCGAAGGACGTCGCCGTCACCGCCGAGGTCAGCCTCGTCCCCGCGGGCGCGAAGTTCGACCTGGCCGCCGTACTGCGGGTCGAACTGCCGGACCACCTCTGCGGCGACACCGGCCGGAAGTTGCTCGAAGCAACACACGCCACCTGCCCGTACTCCCGTGCAACCCGCGGCAACATCTCCGTGGAAGTCGTCGCCGAGTAG